A window of Pseudomonas putida genomic DNA:
GGCGGCGTTGATCGTGCTGGGTAGCCTGGTGGCCTTGCGGGTGACTCGGGCCGGTGCGCTGAGTACTGCAAGGGCCAATTGAACCCATTCGCGGGCTTGCCCGCTCCCACGGGGATACCACAGCATTCGAGCCTGGGGTGATCCTGTGGGAGCGGGCAAGCCCGCGAAGAGGCCCGCCCAGGGCCATACACAATTCACTCCCTCCACCGATCGTCAGCTCAACGCATCCCCTCACCGACCCAGGCGTCAAATGGTTCCAAAGGTCCCTTTGGAGAACCGCCATGACCCAGCACGCCGTGGCCCGCCTGGCCCAACTCGACGAACACCGCCCACTGCGCGTGCAGGCCGGCAGCGAGGAAATCATCCTCATCCGCCAGGGCGACCAGGTGCACGCATACCAGGGCAACTGTCCCCACGAAGGCGCCCCACTCAATGAAGGCGTGGTGTGCGGCGGCCTGCTGGTATGCCCCTGGCACAAGGCCGCGTTCGCTGTGGACGAGGGTGCGGTCTGCGAGCCACCGGCCCTGGCCGACCTGCGTCGCTATCGCACCTGGGTCAAGGGCGACGAGGTCTGGGTCGATGACCAGCCCCTGCCCAGAACCGAGCCGCCCCGCCACAGTGATGCCCGTTGTTTCGTGGTGGTCGGCGCCGGTGCCGCAGGCAGTGCCGCAGTCGCCACCCTGTTGGCCCATGGCTTTGCCGGCCGCCTGGTCTGGGTCGATCAGGAGCGCCAGCCAGCCTACGATCGTACGTCCCTCAGCAAGTTCGTGATCGCCGGGCAGATGCCGCCCGATGAAGTGCCGGCCCTGCTTGAAGCCGACGCCCTGCGCAAAGGCCAGCTGGAACGCAAGCATGGCAAGGTGCGCACCCTGAACACCCAGAAACGCCAGCTCACCCTGGCCGACGGCCAGCAGATCGACTATGACGCCTGCCTGCTGGCCACCGGCGGCAAGGCGCTGCGGCCCGATATCCCAGGTGTGGAGTTGCCCGGGGTATTCACCCTGCGCTCACGGGAGGATGCCGCGCACCTGCTGGACGCTGCCGAGCCCGGCCAGCCGGCAGTAATCGTCGGCGACGGTTTCATCGGCCTGGAAGCCGCCTCGGCCTTGCGCAAGTACGGCGTGCAGGTGCACCTGGTCACCCGCCACGAGGTCCCCCTGGCCCGCCAGCTGGGCGAGCGCATCGGCCGTAGCATCCGCGAGTTGCACGAACGCAAGGGAGTCATCTTCCACGGCCCCACCGAGGTCGAACGGATCGAAGGCCAAGGCAAGGTCGAGGCGGTGCTGCTGGCCAACGGTGAGCGGCTACAGACGGCATTGGTGCTGCTGGGCACCGGGGTAAGACCGGCGACCGCTTTTATCCAGGGCGTGCTGCTGAGCGAAGACAAATCGGTGCGAGTCGACGCTGAAATGCGCGCTGCAGATGGGCTGTGGGCCGCGGGGGATATCGCCACCTTCCCCCTCAGCGGGCGCCCGGTGCGTATCGAACACTGGCGCCTGGCCCAGCAACATGGGGTCATCGCCGCCGCCAACATGCTCGGCGAGCAGCGCCGCTATGCCGATGTACCGTTCTTCTGGACCTACCAGCACGGCCGCACCTACGAAGTACTGGGCCATGCGCGGGACTGGAACCGTATCGAGTTCGTCGGCGAGCCGGAAAAAGGCGACTTCATTGCCTTGCAATGCGTGGACGAGCGGGTCGAGGCGGTCATCGCCAAGGGCTATTCCGACGCCATGGCGACGCTGTCGCAACGCCTGAAGCGGCCGTTGACCTTGCAGGAAGCCTTGACGCTGATCGGTTGAGGCTGCCTTTCATTGCGCCCCGGTTGTGTGTAAAACGAGTAGATCAGCCGATCGCACAAGGACCCACGCGCATGATCTACCGCCCTCTCGGCCACAGTGGCCTGCAGGTTTCCGCCCTTACCCTGGGCAGCATGATGTTCGGCGAGCAGACCAGCACCGAAGATGCCCTGCGCATCATCGACAAGGCCTGGGGCCAGGGTGTCAACTTCATCGACACCGCAGACGTGTACAACGCCGGGCGTGCAGAGGAAATCGTCGGCGAAGCAGTGGCCCGCCATCGCCAGGACTGGATCGTGGCCAGCAAGGTCGGCTTCGGCCCGGCCGATGGCCTGCCCAACCGCAGCGGGCTGTCGCGCAAACACATCTTCAACGCCCTCGATGCCACGCTGACGCGCATGGACATGGACTACGTGGACATCTACTACCTGCACCGCGAAGACCACAAAGTGCCGCTGGAAGAGAGCGTGCAGGCCATCGGCGACCTGCTGCGCCAGGGCAAGATCCGCTACTGGGGCGTGTCCAACTTCCGCGGCTGGCGCATCGCCGAAGCCTGCCACATTGCCGAGCGCATGGGCGTGCCCAGGCCGGTGGTGAGCCAGCCGCTGTACAACATCGTCAACCGCCAGGCCGAGCCGGAGCAGCTCACTGCGGCGGCTGCCCACGGCCTTGGTGTGGTGCCATACAGCCCGCTCGCGCGGGGCGTGCTCAGCGGCAAGTATGCGCCAGGCGCAGTGCCAGATGCCGGTAGCCGTGCCGGGCGCCAGGACAAACGCATCATGGAGGTTGAATGGCGCCAGGAGTCGCTGGCCACCGCCCGGCAGATCCAGGCCTATGTTGAAGCCAAGGGCGTGGGTATCGTCGAGTTCGCTATCGCCTGGGTCCTGAACAACCAGCTGGTCAGTTCGGCGATTGTCGGGCCGCGTACGGAAGAACAGTGGGATACCTATGGCGGTGCGCTGGCGGTGAAAATCACGGCAGAGGATGAGGCGTTCATCGATTCATTGGTGACGGCGGGGCATGCGTCGACGCCGGGGTTCAATGATGTGGCGCATTATGTGAGTGGGCGGTTGGCCCGCAGCTGACTTTCCTCCTGTTCCGGCCTCTTCGCGGGCACGCCCGCTCCCACAGGGATCCCACAATTCCCCGGGCTGTGGTGATCCTGTGGGAGCGGGCGAGCCCGCGAAGAGGCCAGCAGGGTTGAGCTCAGTTCAGCCAGGGCGCGCGCAGCACAGGCATGCAAACGCATGCCAAACTGGCAGGTGTGGCTGCCAGAGCGATCAAGCGAAGACCTTGATCACCAACAAATGGACCGGATAGAACAGGTACCCCCAACGTCCCACTGCCGGTACCCGCCAATCATCATGACGCAGCAACAGCAATCCGACCGGAATGGCCAATGCAGCAACAATCAGCGTCAGCACGGTAAAGGGCGTCAACAGATGTTCCCGCAACCAACTGTTGGTCAGGTTCCCACCCATCGCCAACAGGCAAGGCAACAACCCGCTCACCCCTCCCTGCCGCCGAGCCATCAAGCAGGCGCCCGGCAGCATCACCCCCGGAAGCCCGTACATCAACTGTTCGCTGAACAGCCACCCTGCAAGCAGACCGGCAAAGCCAAGCGCTCGCGCCGACCTCAACGAATGATGCACACCCCAGGCAACCAGCAACCCCAGCACCAGGGTCGGCATCACGCTGAACGTTGGTGAACCACTGTCCAGCCAATGGTACGCAGGTTCCGACAGCACCGCGAACACCAGCATCAGCCCCAGATAACGCAAGTTGCCGCGGGTATAGAGCGCTCCGCACCTGGTGCGCGCCACATTCATCGCAATCGCCAGGCAAAACAGCGGAAACGCCAACCGGCCAAGAACGAACAAGCCAACGGCATCAGGCCACAGAAAACGCAGGTGGTCGGCGACCATGGTCAGCATCGCCGTCCACTTGACCAGGTCCAGCCCGGCTGAGCGCACGCCTCAGCGCCCGCGCTCGACTGTTGCGGGCCCCAGGTAACGATCAGTCCAGGCTGCCAGCGGCAAAGGTGGCTGCTGCTCGACGATCCGTCGCCAGATCAGCACCAGGTCGCTGCCATTGAACGCTGCCCCCGGACCTGCGCCCTTCCACATCGAAGGCACATCGGCAATCCAGTGCCCCTGGCTGTCGCGGTGGGCCATGCTGAAGCGGAACGTGTAGTTCCCGGGCAGGCCCATGCGCAGGTCGCTGACCACCAGCGCCTCGCCGACCTGGTCGTAACGCAGCCAGTCATCGGTGAACCAGCGCAAGCGCTGGTGCAGCGGGTCGTTGGCCAGTGCTCGGGCCAGTTCAAGGTTACGCGGCAAACGCTGCATTTCTGGCACCTGCTGGTCGAACACACTGCTGATGCCTTCGTAGTAATCGCCATCCGGGGTCTTGGCCAGTACGCGCCAGACCAGGCTGTTGAAGGCGATAGGCACGGCACGTACCTGGCTGACGGCGATACCTTGCTGGTCGAGGGCCGCCTGGAAACGCTGCTCGGCCGCCATGCGCCCGGCCAGGCCGAAACCCAGGTAGGCTGCGCCGAACACCAGGGCCAAGGTCAGTAACTGCATAGCCCTGCTCGTCAGCCCTTTGACAAGGGCGTAGCTCACCGCCGCCAGCAGCGGCACGGTGTAGATCGGGTCGATGATGAACACTGCTGCCCAGCTTTCCGGGGTGGCCTGCAAAGGCCAGAACAACTGCGTGCCGTAGACTGTGAAGGCGTCGAGCAACGGGTGGGTGACCAGCACCAGCCAGAATGCCAGGAACAGCCTGGGCAAGGTATAGCCCTTGCCTGGCCAGCACTTGTTGACCAGCCAGGCCAGCAGCATGGCCAGCCCGGTGAGCACGAACAGGGAATGAGAAAAGGGCCGCGGTGGTAGGTCATCTGCGACACCGGATCGGCGTAGCGGATGATCACGTCAAGGTCGGGCAGCGTGCCCAGCGCCGCGCCATACAGCAGCGAGCGGCGGCCCTGGATACGGCCGAGTACGGTACCTTGCAGGGCTGCGCCGAGTACTGCTTGGGTGATGGAGTCCAAGGGTGGCATTCCTGAAAAGGTGGTTGCCGGAAGCTAACTTCATCCGGGCCCAATGTGCAATTCCTCTTGTGGGAACACCTGTAACGGGCTGCCTGCACCGGCCTCATCGCCGGCAAGCCAGCTCCCACCCTGACCGCGTTGACCTCATGCCATGCGCTATCCCTGTGGGAGCTGGCTTGCCGGCGATGAGGCCAGTGCAGGCAACATAAGAATCTCCCACCGGGTTTGCACATCCCTCTGAGCACTATTCAGAACAACTGCCAGGTGTACACCAGCGTCAAGCGGTTCTCGTCGATGTCGCTGCGGTAGTTGGAGCGGGCCATGGCATTGCGTACCCGGATCCCCAGCCCCTTTAACGCTCCGCTCTGCACCGCGTAACCAATGTCCAGGTCACGCTCGCGGTCACGCCCTTCATAACCCAGCCCGGTATCGACATTGTTACCGGTTATGTAGCGCACGGTCGCAGTCAGCCCCGGCACGCCCATGGCCGCGAAGTTGTAATCGTAGCGCACCTGGTACGAGCGTTCGTCGGTGTAGGCGAACTCATAGGTTGGCACTTCGTTACCCAGCGGCGAGATGTTGGCGAATACCCGTGGAAACGGGCTGTCACCATAGATGCCCTGGTAGCCGGCATGGAAGCTGTGCCCGCCATGCCGGGCGGTGAACATCGAGAAGAACGCCTGGTTGTCGATGTTGCCGAGCAACGCATCGCCATCCTCGCGCGCGGTGAAATACCCCAGGTTGGCGCTGAGCACCCAGTTGCCTACGGGCTGGTTGTGCTTGAGGCCGACAAAGCCCTGTTCGTAGATGTCCT
This region includes:
- a CDS encoding FAD-dependent oxidoreductase: MTQHAVARLAQLDEHRPLRVQAGSEEIILIRQGDQVHAYQGNCPHEGAPLNEGVVCGGLLVCPWHKAAFAVDEGAVCEPPALADLRRYRTWVKGDEVWVDDQPLPRTEPPRHSDARCFVVVGAGAAGSAAVATLLAHGFAGRLVWVDQERQPAYDRTSLSKFVIAGQMPPDEVPALLEADALRKGQLERKHGKVRTLNTQKRQLTLADGQQIDYDACLLATGGKALRPDIPGVELPGVFTLRSREDAAHLLDAAEPGQPAVIVGDGFIGLEAASALRKYGVQVHLVTRHEVPLARQLGERIGRSIRELHERKGVIFHGPTEVERIEGQGKVEAVLLANGERLQTALVLLGTGVRPATAFIQGVLLSEDKSVRVDAEMRAADGLWAAGDIATFPLSGRPVRIEHWRLAQQHGVIAAANMLGEQRRYADVPFFWTYQHGRTYEVLGHARDWNRIEFVGEPEKGDFIALQCVDERVEAVIAKGYSDAMATLSQRLKRPLTLQEALTLIG
- a CDS encoding aldo/keto reductase, which codes for MIYRPLGHSGLQVSALTLGSMMFGEQTSTEDALRIIDKAWGQGVNFIDTADVYNAGRAEEIVGEAVARHRQDWIVASKVGFGPADGLPNRSGLSRKHIFNALDATLTRMDMDYVDIYYLHREDHKVPLEESVQAIGDLLRQGKIRYWGVSNFRGWRIAEACHIAERMGVPRPVVSQPLYNIVNRQAEPEQLTAAAAHGLGVVPYSPLARGVLSGKYAPGAVPDAGSRAGRQDKRIMEVEWRQESLATARQIQAYVEAKGVGIVEFAIAWVLNNQLVSSAIVGPRTEEQWDTYGGALAVKITAEDEAFIDSLVTAGHASTPGFNDVAHYVSGRLARS
- a CDS encoding TraX family protein; the protein is MRSAGLDLVKWTAMLTMVADHLRFLWPDAVGLFVLGRLAFPLFCLAIAMNVARTRCGALYTRGNLRYLGLMLVFAVLSEPAYHWLDSGSPTFSVMPTLVLGLLVAWGVHHSLRSARALGFAGLLAGWLFSEQLMYGLPGVMLPGACLMARRQGGVSGLLPCLLAMGGNLTNSWLREHLLTPFTVLTLIVAALAIPVGLLLLRHDDWRVPAVGRWGYLFYPVHLLVIKVFA